In the genome of Longimicrobium sp., one region contains:
- a CDS encoding AMP-dependent synthetase/ligase, translating into MTTAARAFLDRAARHPGRAAYRALAAGGAPRDAAMTWGAWAADARRFAAALVADGVKPGESVAILAGTGTLWPVADLGVLLAGGVSVGIYPTSAPAQVRQILADCAARALVVDDAEQLAKALAARDDLPHLRTLVAVDAFAEGVIGWDAWLERGGEALAAGAGAEIDRRVASASPGDTAVLIYTSGSTGEPKGAELSHRNLLASAASIVEALGLTERDTTLSFLPFCHAAERVFGLYTRIACGMEAALVPDHTRVWEAARVYAPTLFGGLPRFYEKAYEALHAEHTASAGEGRARWDRVVQLGVTRSRLVQARAFVPPTLEQEWRELGAPLFERARTLFGGRIRRATSGGAALPREVAEYLDALGITVLGAYGLTEHLCVAMNRPDAYRFDAAGQAMPGTEIRVAEDGEILVRRGELSFSRYHGRPRASEEAFTQDGWLLTGDLGELLDDGALRVTGRKKELIALSTGKKVAPLPIEAALAQDPWIGQAMLYGEGQKFISALISLRPSMLRRWAGANDQADGSHGNGDGDGVLRDPELLTRVQAAVDRVNAGLSRTERIRRFVVIGRELTAEDGDLTPTLKLRRTVVAEKFRGELDALYQSAG; encoded by the coding sequence ATGACGACCGCCGCCCGCGCCTTCCTGGACCGCGCCGCGCGCCACCCCGGCCGCGCCGCCTACCGCGCGCTCGCGGCCGGCGGCGCCCCGCGCGACGCGGCGATGACGTGGGGCGCGTGGGCCGCCGACGCCCGCCGCTTCGCCGCGGCGCTGGTGGCGGACGGGGTAAAGCCGGGCGAGTCCGTCGCCATCCTCGCGGGGACGGGGACGCTCTGGCCGGTGGCCGACCTGGGCGTGCTGCTGGCCGGCGGCGTCAGCGTGGGGATCTATCCCACCAGCGCGCCCGCGCAGGTGCGGCAGATCCTGGCCGACTGCGCCGCGCGCGCCCTGGTCGTCGACGACGCGGAGCAGCTGGCGAAGGCGCTGGCCGCGCGCGACGACCTCCCGCATCTCCGCACCCTCGTCGCCGTGGACGCGTTCGCGGAGGGCGTCATCGGATGGGATGCGTGGCTGGAGCGCGGGGGCGAGGCGCTGGCGGCCGGGGCGGGCGCGGAGATCGACCGCCGCGTGGCATCCGCATCTCCCGGCGACACGGCGGTCCTGATCTACACCTCCGGGTCGACGGGCGAGCCGAAGGGGGCGGAGCTCTCGCACCGCAACCTCCTCGCGTCCGCCGCGTCGATCGTGGAGGCGCTGGGGCTGACGGAGCGCGACACGACCCTCTCCTTCCTCCCCTTCTGCCACGCCGCCGAGCGCGTCTTTGGCCTGTACACGCGCATCGCCTGCGGGATGGAGGCGGCGCTGGTGCCGGACCACACGCGGGTGTGGGAGGCGGCCCGCGTCTACGCGCCCACGCTCTTCGGCGGGCTGCCGCGCTTCTACGAGAAGGCATACGAGGCGCTGCACGCCGAGCACACGGCGTCGGCGGGCGAGGGGCGCGCGCGGTGGGACCGCGTGGTCCAGCTCGGGGTGACGCGGTCGCGGCTGGTGCAGGCGCGCGCCTTCGTGCCGCCCACGCTGGAGCAGGAGTGGCGCGAGCTGGGGGCGCCGCTGTTCGAGCGCGCGCGCACGCTCTTCGGCGGGCGCATCCGCCGGGCCACCAGCGGCGGCGCGGCGCTCCCGCGCGAGGTGGCCGAGTACCTGGACGCGCTGGGGATCACTGTCCTCGGCGCGTACGGGCTGACCGAGCACCTGTGCGTGGCGATGAACCGCCCCGACGCCTACCGCTTCGACGCCGCGGGGCAGGCCATGCCGGGGACGGAGATCCGCGTGGCCGAGGACGGCGAGATCCTGGTGCGCCGCGGCGAGCTCTCCTTCTCCCGCTACCACGGCCGCCCGCGCGCCAGCGAGGAGGCGTTCACGCAGGACGGGTGGCTGCTGACCGGCGACCTGGGCGAGCTGCTGGACGACGGCGCGCTGCGCGTGACGGGGCGGAAGAAGGAGCTGATCGCGCTCAGCACGGGGAAGAAGGTGGCGCCGCTCCCCATCGAGGCCGCGCTGGCGCAGGATCCGTGGATCGGGCAGGCCATGCTGTACGGCGAGGGGCAGAAGTTCATCTCCGCCCTCATCTCGCTGCGCCCGTCGATGCTGCGGCGCTGGGCAGGCGCGAACGACCAGGCGGACGGCAGCCACGGGAATGGCGATGGCGACGGCGTGCTGCGCGACCCCGAGCTGCTGACGCGGGTGCAGGCCGCGGTGGACCGCGTGAACGCCGGCCTCAGCCGCACCGAGCGCATCCGACGCTTCGTGGTCATCGGCCGCGAGCTGACCGCCGAGGACGGCGACCTGACGCCCACGCTGAAGCTCCGCCGCACCGTGGTCGCCGAGAAGTTCCGCGGCGAGCTGGACGCCCTCTACCAGAGCGCAGGATGA
- a CDS encoding SIMPL domain-containing protein (The SIMPL domain is named for its presence in mouse protein SIMPL (signalling molecule that associates with mouse pelle-like kinase). Bacterial member BP26, from Brucella, was shown to assemble into a channel-like structure, while YggE from E. coli has been associated with resistance to oxidative stress.), with protein sequence METVRSERFPQLFWGMVALGLGLVLAALIGAATLKSVKRAGDQIEVTGSFKKQVRSDYGVWKSAISIQGPDLQGASAEVAGDAQRLRAFLRANGIADSAVSVKPLETEAIYRTAENGANTSDLLGYKVTQRIEVRSADVARVTQLSQRASELIAQGVPLSTSSVDYLYTQLEKVRGEMLADATRDARARAEAIAKAAGATVGSVRSAKMGVFQVTPRNSTEVSDYGMNDTSSLDKDVTAVVRVTFAVD encoded by the coding sequence ATGGAGACCGTCAGATCGGAACGATTCCCCCAGCTGTTCTGGGGGATGGTCGCGCTCGGCCTGGGGCTGGTGCTGGCCGCGCTGATCGGCGCCGCCACGCTGAAGTCGGTGAAGCGCGCGGGCGACCAGATCGAGGTCACCGGCAGCTTCAAGAAGCAGGTGCGCTCGGACTACGGCGTGTGGAAGAGCGCCATCTCCATCCAGGGCCCCGACCTGCAGGGCGCCAGCGCCGAGGTGGCCGGCGACGCGCAGCGCCTGCGCGCGTTCCTGCGCGCCAACGGCATCGCCGACAGCGCGGTGAGCGTGAAGCCGCTGGAGACCGAGGCCATCTACCGCACCGCCGAGAACGGCGCCAACACCAGCGACCTGCTGGGCTACAAGGTCACCCAGCGCATCGAGGTGCGCTCGGCCGACGTGGCGCGCGTGACCCAGCTTTCGCAGCGCGCCAGCGAGCTGATCGCGCAGGGGGTGCCGCTCAGCACCTCGAGCGTGGACTACCTGTACACGCAGCTGGAAAAGGTGCGCGGCGAGATGCTGGCCGATGCCACCCGCGACGCCCGCGCCCGCGCCGAGGCCATCGCCAAGGCCGCCGGCGCCACCGTCGGTTCCGTCCGCAGCGCGAAGATGGGTGTCTTCCAGGTCACCCCGCGCAACTCGACGGAAGTCAGCGACTACGGGATGAACGACACCTCGTCGCTCGACAAGGACGTCACCGCGGTGGTAAGGGTGACGTTCGCGGTGGACTGA
- a CDS encoding LacI family DNA-binding transcriptional regulator, with the protein MPNSQPRPVTTHDVARKAGVSQATVSLVLSGNPRARVAAATRERVMEAAEALGYRPNILARGLVRGRSYAIGVVVPDLTNPFYLDVVTGAQRVASEAGYAVLPGDTRESTPIRHLEALRARQVDGVIIDGVGAASLPHDALSDLKVVVVDEPSERWPGVASDALAAGRMAAEHLISLGHRKLAFIGPATDVHGFRMRERGFFQALREAGIALPHEWLRRTPPTVSGGQKAMKSLLAARERPTGVFCANDLIAMGALKAALTAKVAVPGEMSIVGCDDVEMASFVTPELTTVAIPARELGARAARLLLRQLDGQEVSVKPTKPLPVKLVRRGTTAEPRE; encoded by the coding sequence ATGCCGAACAGCCAGCCCCGACCCGTCACGACCCACGACGTCGCCCGGAAGGCGGGGGTTTCGCAGGCCACGGTGTCGCTGGTGCTCAGCGGCAACCCGCGGGCGCGCGTGGCCGCGGCGACGCGCGAGCGGGTGATGGAGGCCGCCGAGGCGCTGGGGTACCGCCCCAACATCCTGGCGCGCGGGCTGGTGCGCGGGCGGTCGTACGCGATCGGCGTGGTGGTGCCGGACCTGACGAACCCGTTCTACCTGGACGTGGTCACCGGCGCGCAGCGCGTCGCTTCGGAAGCGGGATACGCGGTCCTGCCCGGCGACACGCGCGAGAGCACGCCGATCCGGCACCTGGAGGCGCTGCGGGCGCGGCAGGTGGACGGCGTGATCATCGACGGGGTGGGCGCGGCCAGCCTGCCGCACGACGCGCTGAGCGACCTGAAGGTGGTGGTGGTCGACGAGCCGTCGGAGCGCTGGCCGGGAGTGGCGAGCGACGCGCTGGCGGCGGGGCGGATGGCGGCGGAGCACCTGATCTCCCTCGGCCATCGCAAACTCGCCTTCATCGGCCCCGCGACCGACGTGCACGGCTTCCGGATGCGCGAGCGCGGCTTCTTCCAGGCGCTGCGCGAGGCGGGGATCGCGCTTCCGCACGAGTGGCTGCGCCGCACGCCGCCCACGGTAAGCGGGGGGCAGAAGGCGATGAAGAGCCTGCTGGCGGCCCGCGAGCGCCCGACCGGCGTCTTCTGCGCCAACGACCTGATCGCGATGGGGGCGCTGAAGGCGGCGCTGACGGCGAAGGTCGCAGTCCCCGGCGAGATGTCGATCGTGGGGTGCGACGACGTGGAGATGGCGAGCTTCGTCACCCCCGAGCTGACCACCGTCGCCATCCCCGCCCGCGAGCTGGGCGCCCGCGCCGCGCGCCTCCTCCTCCGCCAGCTGGACGGCCAGGAGGTCTCGGTGAAGCCGACGAAGCCGCTGCCGGTGAAGCTGGTCCGGCGCGGCACCACGGCGGAGCCGAGGGAATAG
- a CDS encoding sodium:solute symporter family transporter: MSGALPHVAHPAIVAVAAAYFAIVVMISVWATRRTKTASDFFVAGHGIGLVALTVASVSTSVSGFAFIGGPGLIYSIGLAAMYIVLPASVTNVMGAWVLAKRMRLLGEARGLMTVPDAIGARYRSPAAQGLSGVAILIGIIGYMATNALAMGVVIDAIFGVGIAWGIWIGMGVTLAYSVAGGILAGIYVDVFQGTLMAAASVLVFLAVLKVGGGLGGISTHILAHDPGFLSPWGKAAPLAALSFFLVFGLGSLGQPQGVHKYYMLKDPLQLRWYPLLKTLGLILVLLLYFGVGVGVKSLVARGALAPLTAPDTATPTFLLRFTPVILAALVFSGVAAATMSAVNSFINIAAAVVTHDLPLALGRTPRNELKWGRISTAVLAVAAAVLAQFSGSMVAFLGIFGWGLFACTLVPALAIGLNWEGATKEGALASIATGLAVTLSFETLAYFKVYSFPAGVTVSGLSLVLSILVFFAVSWLTRTRAAAQIDPDVRLVMSV; this comes from the coding sequence ATGAGCGGGGCGCTGCCGCACGTGGCGCATCCGGCCATCGTGGCCGTGGCCGCCGCGTACTTCGCGATCGTGGTGATGATCAGCGTGTGGGCCACGCGCCGCACGAAGACCGCGAGCGACTTCTTCGTCGCCGGCCACGGGATCGGCCTGGTCGCGCTGACGGTCGCCTCGGTCTCCACTTCCGTCTCGGGGTTCGCGTTCATCGGCGGGCCGGGGCTGATCTACAGCATCGGGCTGGCGGCGATGTACATCGTCCTTCCCGCGTCGGTGACCAACGTGATGGGCGCGTGGGTGCTGGCCAAGCGGATGCGCCTGCTGGGCGAGGCGCGCGGCCTGATGACGGTGCCCGACGCCATCGGCGCGCGCTACCGCTCGCCCGCGGCGCAGGGGCTGAGCGGCGTCGCGATCCTGATCGGGATCATCGGCTACATGGCCACCAACGCGCTGGCGATGGGCGTGGTGATCGACGCCATCTTCGGGGTGGGGATCGCGTGGGGGATCTGGATCGGGATGGGGGTGACGCTGGCGTACTCGGTGGCGGGCGGGATCCTGGCGGGGATCTACGTGGACGTCTTCCAGGGGACGCTGATGGCGGCCGCGTCGGTCCTCGTGTTCCTGGCGGTGCTGAAGGTGGGCGGCGGGCTGGGCGGCATCAGCACCCACATCCTGGCGCACGACCCGGGGTTCCTGTCGCCGTGGGGGAAGGCGGCGCCGCTGGCCGCGCTGTCGTTCTTCCTGGTGTTCGGGCTGGGCTCGCTGGGCCAGCCGCAGGGCGTGCACAAGTACTACATGCTGAAGGACCCGCTGCAGCTGCGCTGGTACCCGCTGCTGAAGACGCTGGGGCTGATCCTGGTCCTCCTCCTCTACTTCGGCGTCGGAGTCGGCGTGAAGTCGCTGGTCGCCCGCGGCGCGCTGGCCCCGCTCACGGCGCCGGACACGGCCACGCCCACGTTCCTGCTGCGCTTCACCCCGGTCATCCTGGCGGCGCTCGTCTTCTCCGGCGTGGCGGCGGCGACCATGAGCGCGGTGAACTCGTTCATCAACATCGCCGCGGCGGTGGTCACGCACGACCTGCCGCTGGCCCTGGGCCGCACGCCGCGCAACGAGCTGAAGTGGGGCCGCATCTCCACCGCCGTGCTGGCCGTGGCGGCCGCGGTGCTGGCCCAGTTCTCGGGGTCGATGGTGGCCTTCCTGGGGATCTTCGGATGGGGATTGTTCGCCTGCACGCTGGTTCCCGCGCTGGCCATCGGGCTGAACTGGGAGGGGGCGACGAAGGAGGGCGCGCTGGCCTCGATCGCCACCGGGCTGGCGGTGACGCTGTCGTTCGAGACGCTGGCCTACTTCAAGGTCTACAGCTTCCCGGCCGGGGTGACGGTGAGCGGGCTGTCGCTGGTTCTGTCGATCCTCGTCTTCTTCGCGGTCAGCTGGCTCACCCGCACCCGCGCCGCGGCGCAGATCGATCCGGACGTGCGGCTGGTGATGAGCGTGTGA
- a CDS encoding ketoacyl-ACP synthase III, with protein MRNATITATGSFVPARVVANAELSAALGEDIDAFVSATLGIRERRWCAPGESTADLAEQAARAALADAGLSAGDVDLLIVSTDTPEYVSPATSSVLHGRLGMRNTAGTFDVNSACAGFATALDAAWKYVRADERYQRVLVVAVYAMSKYLDPTDKKTVTIFADGAGAVMVELSDEPGILASELYADGSLAPGMGVFAGGTAEPITVDVLNDGVRNRLRFVTKYPKEVNEEGWPRIARSVLGRIGKTVEDVDLWLWTQVNRSTIEMVMDRLGVPMSKAHTVMEKWGYTGSACLPMAMDDAAKAGRLHPGDLVLLTGSGAGLSMGCVALRWNPVRSAR; from the coding sequence GTGCGCAACGCAACCATCACCGCCACCGGCTCCTTCGTCCCCGCGCGCGTCGTCGCCAACGCGGAGCTGTCGGCCGCGCTGGGCGAGGACATCGACGCGTTCGTGTCGGCGACGCTGGGGATCCGCGAGCGGCGGTGGTGCGCGCCGGGCGAGTCCACCGCCGACCTGGCCGAGCAGGCCGCCCGCGCCGCGCTGGCCGACGCCGGGCTGTCGGCCGGGGACGTCGACCTCCTCATCGTCTCCACCGACACGCCCGAGTACGTGTCGCCCGCGACCTCGTCCGTCCTCCACGGCCGTCTGGGGATGCGGAATACGGCGGGGACCTTCGACGTGAACAGCGCCTGCGCCGGCTTCGCGACCGCGCTGGACGCCGCGTGGAAGTACGTTCGCGCGGACGAGCGCTACCAGCGCGTGCTGGTCGTGGCCGTCTACGCGATGTCGAAGTATCTCGATCCCACCGACAAGAAGACGGTGACGATCTTCGCGGACGGCGCGGGCGCGGTGATGGTGGAGCTCAGCGACGAGCCCGGCATCCTCGCGAGCGAACTGTACGCCGACGGGTCGCTGGCGCCGGGGATGGGCGTGTTCGCCGGCGGCACCGCGGAGCCCATCACCGTGGACGTGCTGAACGACGGCGTCCGCAACCGCCTGCGTTTCGTCACGAAGTATCCCAAGGAAGTCAACGAGGAGGGGTGGCCGCGCATCGCGCGCTCCGTCCTGGGCCGCATCGGGAAGACGGTGGAGGACGTGGACCTGTGGCTGTGGACGCAGGTGAACCGCTCGACCATCGAGATGGTGATGGACCGCCTGGGCGTGCCGATGTCGAAGGCGCACACGGTGATGGAGAAGTGGGGATACACCGGCTCCGCCTGCCTGCCGATGGCGATGGACGACGCCGCGAAGGCGGGCCGGCTCCATCCGGGCGACCTGGTGCTGCTGACCGGCTCGGGGGCGGGGCTGTCGATGGGATGCGTGGCACTGCGCTGGAACCCGGTGCGGAGCGCGCGATGA